From Magnolia sinica isolate HGM2019 chromosome 13, MsV1, whole genome shotgun sequence, one genomic window encodes:
- the LOC131223020 gene encoding transcription factor FER-LIKE IRON DEFICIENCY-INDUCED TRANSCRIPTION FACTOR-like: protein MEMEMELGTFPLPELGQTSMNLSSLFDSADIYTPTFADQLPAFPMIDDHQFQSNDMSHFGSDSFSTNSTDSFLLDFHDFHHLIPFDTCISSGAMPAIAPSEIEKDECDQFLNDDLLGLVAPIESEESFIDHILASASTSTTTNSSEMDVNPAALETDATTMRMVLPQNQEYEEEEESDEDPKPSTLNCKNLYSERNRRKRLSQQLLALRSLVPNITKMDKRSVLVDALAYLRGIQEETVRIETELKEGPSFYHDKSSNSNDNNTLGSTLPPQITLTPKSRKTKAQILEIDTERIEDRRFVVKITCKGGPGVGGEVLRVIESLGFEITYIALEQIKPMHVLTTVFIRARKQGRMTEEKLKDSITSMALRSGLMFQNP, encoded by the exons atggagaTGGAAATGGAACTCGGAACGTTTCCTTTACCTGAGCTGGGGCAAACATCCATGAATTTATCTTCCTTGTTCGACTCCGCTGACATTTATACGCCTACCTTTGCTGATCAATTACCTGCATTCCCAATGATCGATGATCACCAATTCCAATCCAACGACATGTCCCATTTCGGAAGCGACTCTTTCTCTACCAACAGCACTGATTCATTTCTCCTTGACTTCCATGATTTCCACCACCTGATACCCTTCGACACATGCATTTCGTCTGGAGCAATGCCCGCAATAGCACCGTCAGAGATAGAAAAAGATGAGTGTGACCAATTCCTCAATGACGATCTACTAGGCCTAGTTGCACCCATCGAGAGTGAAGAGAGCTTCATCGATCATATCCTCGCATCTGCATCGACATCGACAACAACGAATTCTTCAGAGATGGATGTGAATCCAGCGGCATTGGAGACAGATGCAACGACCATGAGGATGGTGCTGCCACAGAACCAGGAATATGAAGAGGAAGAGGAGTCTGATGAGGATCCGAAACCCAGCACGTTGAATTGTAAGAACTTGTATTCTGAGAGGAACCGGCGGAAGCGACTCAGCCAGCAATTGCTTGCTCTTAGATCCCTCGTCCCCAACATCACCAAG ATGGATAAAAGATCCGTGTTGGTGGATGCCCTGGCTTATCTTAGAGGCATTCAGGAAGAAACTGTACGGATCGAAACTGAGCTTAAAGAAGGACCATCGTTCTATCACGACAAGAGTAGCAACAGCAATGACAACAACACTCTCGGCAGCACCCTGCCACCCCAGATCACGTTAACACCAAAGTCCAGGAAGACGAAGGCTCAGATTCTCGAG ATTGACACAGAGAGAATTGAGGATCGGAGGTTTGTGGTGAAGATCACTTGCAAGGGTGGGCCAGGTGTTGGAGGAGAAGTTCTACGTGTGATCGAGTCGCTTGGTTTTGAGATAACTTACATTGCCCTTGAACAGATCAAGCCCATGCATGTCCTCACCACGGTTTTCATAAGG GCAAGGAAACAAGGAAGAATGACAGAGGAAAAGCTGAAGGACTCTATTACGAGCATGGCATTGAGATCGGGTCTCATGTTTCAAAACCCATGA